The Palleronia sp. THAF1 genome window below encodes:
- a CDS encoding Bax inhibitor-1/YccA family protein: MAEQQTIRAGAGTRTAQIDEGLRAHMNKVYGIMSVGMLMTFAAAWAISGLAVDDSGNLTQLGTALYASPLKWLVMFAPLIMVFAFGAAINRISAAGAQTFFYVFAVLMGLSISSIFLVFTGYSIAQTFLVTAVAFAGLSLWGYTTKKDISGWGTFLIMGVIGLIVASIVNIFLGSPAIAFAVSVLGVLIFAGLTAYDTQKIKTDYIQHAQSMDQEWLAKSAIMGALNLYLDFINLFMFLLSFMGQRE; encoded by the coding sequence ATGGCTGAACAACAGACGATCCGTGCGGGCGCGGGCACGCGCACCGCGCAGATCGATGAGGGGCTTCGCGCCCATATGAACAAGGTCTACGGCATCATGTCCGTAGGCATGCTGATGACCTTTGCCGCAGCTTGGGCGATCTCTGGTCTTGCGGTCGACGACTCGGGTAATCTGACCCAGCTCGGCACGGCGCTCTACGCCTCGCCGCTGAAATGGTTGGTGATGTTCGCGCCGCTGATCATGGTGTTCGCCTTCGGCGCCGCCATCAACCGTATCTCTGCCGCCGGCGCACAGACCTTCTTCTACGTCTTCGCAGTGCTGATGGGCCTGTCGATCTCATCCATTTTCCTGGTGTTCACCGGCTACTCCATCGCGCAGACCTTCTTGGTGACGGCTGTCGCCTTCGCGGGCCTGTCTCTTTGGGGATACACCACGAAGAAGGACATTTCGGGCTGGGGCACCTTCCTGATCATGGGTGTGATCGGTCTGATCGTGGCGTCCATCGTCAACATCTTCTTGGGCTCGCCAGCGATTGCCTTCGCGGTATCGGTTCTGGGTGTGCTGATCTTCGCGGGTCTGACAGCCTATGACACCCAGAAGATCAAGACGGACTACATTCAGCACGCGCAGTCGATGGATCAGGAATGGCTGGCGAAGTCGGCGATCATGGGGGCGCTGAACCTCTATCTCGACTTCATCAACCTGTTCATGTTCCTGCTGTCCTTCATGGGTCAACGCGAATAA
- a CDS encoding DUF1127 domain-containing protein: MTTLAQSHIQSRRRDRVGLLRYWQLYRERAQLAGLDATALRDIGIDATAARTEATRPVWDAPDHWSR; this comes from the coding sequence ATGACGACCCTAGCCCAAAGCCATATCCAATCTCGCCGCCGCGACCGCGTCGGCCTGCTGCGCTACTGGCAGCTATATCGGGAGCGTGCGCAGCTTGCCGGGCTGGACGCCACTGCCCTGCGCGACATAGGTATCGACGCCACCGCGGCCCGTACCGAAGCCACCCGCCCGGTCTGGGATGCGCCCGATCACTGGAGCCGGTGA
- a CDS encoding LysR family transcriptional regulator yields MFLTVIITDSDAMRNLDLTALRSFVTVAEVGGVTRAAGHLNLTQSAVSMQLKRLEESLGVALLDRSARTVALTPTGDQLLSYARRMLVLNDEAVARMTDDAFEGEIVLGVPHDILYPAIPPFLAAFAQRYPRLRVRLLSLPTRTLKDMFRRGECDAILTTEETLDDGAETLLTLPLVWAGAQNGTAHRTRPLSFAFCRNCIFSPIAKSRLDGAGIDWHSVVDSASDRAAEVAVMADLAVYVILDQTLPRGIAKVPDTCDLPALPDQNINLYRSSRLQSQVSDALATLLRDNYARLARVPMAAE; encoded by the coding sequence ATGTTTCTGACGGTGATCATCACGGATTCTGATGCAATGAGAAATCTGGACCTGACGGCTCTGCGCTCTTTCGTGACCGTTGCCGAAGTCGGCGGCGTGACGCGCGCGGCGGGGCATCTGAACCTGACGCAATCGGCCGTTTCCATGCAGCTCAAGCGGCTGGAGGAGTCGCTGGGCGTGGCGCTTCTGGATCGCTCTGCGCGCACCGTTGCGCTGACCCCCACAGGCGATCAGCTGCTCAGTTACGCGCGCCGGATGCTGGTGCTGAACGACGAGGCCGTCGCCCGCATGACTGATGATGCGTTCGAGGGAGAGATCGTGTTGGGCGTGCCGCACGACATCCTGTATCCGGCGATTCCGCCGTTTCTTGCGGCCTTCGCACAGCGCTATCCGCGCCTGCGCGTGCGGCTTCTCTCCCTGCCCACGCGCACGCTGAAGGATATGTTCCGGCGCGGTGAATGTGATGCGATCCTGACCACCGAAGAGACGCTGGATGACGGGGCCGAGACCTTGCTGACGCTGCCGCTGGTCTGGGCGGGCGCGCAGAACGGCACGGCGCACCGCACCCGACCGCTTAGCTTCGCCTTCTGTCGCAACTGTATTTTCAGCCCTATCGCCAAATCGCGGCTGGATGGGGCAGGGATCGACTGGCATTCGGTCGTCGATTCGGCGTCCGACCGCGCGGCAGAGGTTGCGGTGATGGCCGACCTGGCTGTCTACGTGATTCTCGACCAGACGCTGCCGCGCGGGATCGCCAAGGTGCCGGACACCTGTGATCTGCCGGCCTTGCCGGACCAGAACATCAACCTTTACCGCTCATCTCGGCTGCAAAGTCAGGTGTCGGATGCGCTGGCCACGCTGCTGCGGGACAACTACGCGCGGTTGGCGCGCGTGCCGATGGCGGCAGAGTAG
- a CDS encoding homocysteine S-methyltransferase family protein — MSITILDGGMGQELVRRAGRATPLWSTQALLDAPEIVRAVHDDFFAAGADIATTDTYSVLPSRLEPQGLEDRLEDLARVACEVAVASRDAHGSGLVAGGLGPLGFSYRPDLAPPPDEAAETYARLARLHAPYVDLHLAETMGSVDEARGALMGMGVTGKPVWVALTLMDDDGTRLRSGEPLADIAPLLQEFKPQAVLLNCSWPEAIGDGLKVLAPLGVPCGAYANGFTRIAEGFDRVGATVDLLEARRDLDPVAYAEHAQAWRDTGATIIGGCCEIGPDHIAELSRRFA, encoded by the coding sequence ATGAGCATAACGATCCTAGATGGTGGCATGGGCCAGGAACTGGTGCGCCGCGCAGGCCGCGCGACGCCCTTGTGGTCGACGCAGGCGCTTCTGGATGCGCCGGAAATCGTGCGCGCCGTGCACGATGATTTTTTCGCCGCCGGTGCCGACATCGCCACGACCGACACCTATTCCGTCCTGCCGTCGCGGTTGGAACCGCAGGGGCTGGAGGATCGTCTGGAAGACCTTGCGCGTGTCGCCTGCGAGGTCGCGGTCGCGTCGCGCGATGCCCACGGTTCCGGCTTGGTGGCCGGTGGTCTGGGCCCGCTCGGGTTCTCGTATCGCCCCGATCTGGCGCCGCCCCCTGATGAGGCCGCAGAGACCTACGCCCGTCTTGCGCGCCTTCACGCACCCTATGTGGACCTGCACTTGGCCGAGACGATGGGTTCGGTCGACGAAGCACGCGGCGCGCTGATGGGCATGGGCGTGACGGGAAAGCCGGTTTGGGTCGCGCTGACATTGATGGATGATGACGGCACCCGGCTCCGCTCTGGCGAGCCGTTGGCGGACATCGCTCCCTTGCTGCAAGAGTTTAAGCCCCAAGCCGTTTTGCTGAACTGCTCCTGGCCCGAAGCGATTGGCGACGGTCTGAAAGTGCTCGCCCCCTTGGGCGTGCCCTGCGGCGCCTATGCCAACGGCTTCACACGAATCGCCGAAGGATTCGATCGGGTCGGCGCGACCGTCGATCTGCTAGAAGCCCGCCGCGATCTGGACCCGGTCGCCTACGCCGAGCACGCGCAGGCGTGGCGTGACACCGGTGCCACGATCATCGGTGGTTGCTGCGAAATTGGCCCGGACCACATCGCCGAACTCTCCCGCCGCTTCGCCTGA
- a CDS encoding NADPH:quinone oxidoreductase family protein, with amino-acid sequence MRAFQVTDHAIAPSLQDVPDPHPNPGEVLVRVHACGLNFADILVAKGTYQDIPPLPATLGMELAGEVVSLGEGVTTRAVGDRVAVNAGHGGLAEFGAFVVDTTVPLPDAMPFTDAAAFMVAYGTSHLGLTRRARLQKGERLVVLGAAGGVGLTAVEIGAALGAEVVAVARGADKLAVAKDAGAHHLIDSETTDLREALKELGGADVVYDPVGGDLTVAAIRACNPEARVLIIGFASGDLPKIAANHLLVKNIDVIGYYWGAYRAFAPQVLSDSLSELLQWYSEGRLTPHVSKTFPLEQAGDAMDFLKSRKSTGKVVVTME; translated from the coding sequence TTGCGCGCCTTTCAAGTCACAGACCACGCTATCGCCCCGTCTTTGCAAGATGTTCCAGACCCCCATCCCAACCCGGGTGAGGTACTGGTCCGCGTCCACGCGTGCGGATTGAACTTTGCAGATATACTTGTGGCAAAGGGGACGTACCAAGACATCCCCCCCCTGCCCGCAACACTTGGAATGGAGTTGGCGGGCGAGGTCGTGTCGTTGGGCGAGGGCGTGACCACTCGCGCAGTGGGCGACCGCGTGGCCGTCAACGCAGGTCATGGCGGGCTGGCAGAATTTGGGGCCTTCGTAGTGGACACAACCGTTCCGCTGCCCGATGCCATGCCCTTCACCGACGCCGCTGCCTTCATGGTCGCCTACGGCACATCGCATCTGGGCCTGACCCGGCGCGCACGGTTGCAGAAAGGCGAGCGACTGGTTGTGCTGGGGGCCGCAGGCGGTGTCGGGCTGACGGCGGTGGAAATAGGTGCTGCGCTAGGGGCGGAAGTCGTCGCCGTCGCGCGCGGCGCCGACAAGCTGGCGGTCGCGAAAGACGCCGGGGCGCACCATCTGATCGACAGCGAGACCACCGATCTGCGGGAAGCTTTAAAGGAGCTGGGCGGCGCGGATGTTGTCTACGATCCGGTCGGCGGCGACTTGACTGTGGCCGCCATCCGCGCCTGCAACCCGGAGGCGCGCGTTCTGATCATCGGCTTCGCCAGTGGCGACCTGCCCAAGATCGCTGCGAACCACCTGCTGGTGAAGAATATTGACGTGATCGGCTACTACTGGGGGGCCTACCGCGCCTTTGCGCCGCAGGTGCTGTCGGACAGCTTGTCAGAGCTGTTGCAATGGTATTCTGAAGGACGGCTGACCCCGCATGTCAGCAAAACCTTCCCCCTGGAACAGGCGGGCGATGCGATGGATTTTCTGAAATCCCGCAAATCGACCGGCAAAGTCGTGGTGACGATGGAATGA
- a CDS encoding helix-turn-helix domain-containing protein, with translation MKHPVDVHVGTRIRQRRWMTGMTQQQLAEKVGIKFQQIQKYETGMNRVSASRLWDIGEALDVAVEFFFDGLQAETESEGTVNGVPADLMADREAMELVRSYYAIPELQRRRLFELARVLSSAA, from the coding sequence GTGAAACATCCGGTCGATGTGCATGTGGGCACGCGTATCCGTCAGCGCCGTTGGATGACTGGGATGACCCAGCAGCAACTGGCCGAGAAAGTTGGTATCAAGTTCCAGCAGATTCAGAAATACGAGACCGGGATGAACCGCGTCAGCGCCTCCCGTCTTTGGGACATCGGTGAAGCGTTGGATGTGGCGGTTGAGTTCTTTTTCGACGGCCTGCAGGCGGAGACAGAGTCCGAGGGTACCGTAAACGGTGTACCCGCTGACCTGATGGCCGATCGCGAAGCGATGGAGCTTGTGCGGTCTTACTACGCGATCCCCGAGTTGCAGCGGCGCCGCCTGTTCGAGCTGGCGCGCGTGCTGTCGTCCGCCGCGTAA
- a CDS encoding inositol monophosphatase family protein encodes MTFRQDTDLIASIAACAHALADAARPATLAHFRADVDVASKEDGGFDPVTEGDRAAERAMRAVLAKLRPDDGILGEEFGTLDGSTGLTWVLDPIDGTRAYISGAPTWGVLVAVSDADGPILGLIDQPHIGERFFGGPNGAHVSGPGGERSMRTRAARPLSDATLMTTFPEVGTAEEGAAFARVAAQAKLTRYGLDCYAYALLALGQIDLVIEAQLQPYDIGGPMAVVQAAGGIVTDWTGGPAQHGGRVIAAANADIHAEALALLA; translated from the coding sequence ATGACGTTCCGCCAAGATACCGATTTGATCGCCAGCATTGCGGCCTGCGCGCACGCTTTGGCCGACGCCGCGCGCCCTGCGACGCTGGCGCATTTCCGCGCCGATGTCGATGTTGCCTCTAAGGAAGACGGGGGCTTCGATCCCGTCACCGAAGGCGACCGCGCCGCCGAACGGGCGATGCGCGCCGTGCTGGCCAAGCTTCGCCCGGATGATGGCATTCTGGGCGAGGAATTTGGCACGCTGGACGGCTCTACCGGTCTGACCTGGGTGCTCGATCCGATAGACGGCACGCGCGCCTACATTTCGGGCGCGCCCACATGGGGCGTTCTGGTGGCGGTGTCCGACGCCGACGGCCCGATTCTTGGCCTGATCGACCAACCCCACATAGGTGAGCGCTTTTTCGGTGGTCCGAACGGTGCACACGTGTCCGGACCGGGGGGTGAGCGGTCCATGCGCACCCGCGCCGCGCGGCCACTCTCCGATGCGACCCTGATGACCACTTTCCCCGAGGTCGGCACCGCAGAGGAAGGCGCGGCTTTCGCGCGCGTCGCCGCGCAGGCGAAGCTGACGCGCTACGGGCTGGATTGCTACGCATATGCCCTGCTGGCGCTGGGCCAGATCGACTTGGTGATAGAAGCGCAACTGCAACCCTACGATATCGGGGGGCCCATGGCGGTCGTGCAGGCGGCAGGCGGGATCGTCACCGACTGGACGGGCGGCCCCGCGCAGCACGGCGGGCGCGTGATCGCCGCGGCCAATGCGGACATCCACGCCGAGGCGCTGGCGTTGCTGGCATGA
- a CDS encoding 8-oxoguanine deaminase, producing the protein MSDILIRGADLVLTMDDAETELKRHDIRLSGGVIAEIGTALGAAGAEVVLADGCLVTPGLVNTHHHLYQSMTRAVPGAQDALLFGWLQMLYPIWARMGPEHMRVSALTGLAELALSGCTLSSDHLYLFPNGARLEDTIHAAAEVGLRFHPTRGAMSIGESDGGLPPDALVEAEDAILNDCIRVVDAFHDAAPGSMCRVGIAPCSPFSVSRELMRDAALLARDKGVMLHTHLAENDEDVAYSLERFGCRPGQYAQDLGWTGEDVWHAHCVKLDGSEIDLFARTRTGVAHCPCSNCRLGSGIAPVRAMLDAGVRVGLGVDGSASNDSGDLVSEARQAMLLQRVAGGADAMSARAALRLATRGGAEVLGRDDCGQVAVGKRADLAIWDMRGVEAAGSWDAGALLLAGPRKVRDLFVEGRRVVRDGQMATIDLGAVLERQRTLALELAG; encoded by the coding sequence ATGAGTGACATCCTGATCCGGGGCGCCGATCTGGTGCTGACGATGGATGACGCCGAGACCGAACTGAAGAGGCACGACATTCGCCTGTCGGGCGGCGTGATCGCAGAGATCGGGACCGCGCTGGGCGCCGCGGGGGCAGAGGTGGTTCTGGCCGATGGCTGCTTGGTGACGCCCGGCCTCGTGAACACGCACCACCACCTTTACCAATCCATGACCCGCGCAGTCCCCGGCGCGCAGGACGCGCTACTGTTCGGGTGGCTACAGATGCTCTACCCGATCTGGGCGCGCATGGGGCCGGAACATATGCGGGTGTCGGCGCTGACCGGGCTGGCGGAACTGGCGCTGTCGGGCTGCACGCTGTCGTCCGATCACCTGTACCTGTTCCCAAACGGCGCGCGGCTAGAGGATACGATCCACGCGGCGGCAGAGGTCGGTTTGCGCTTCCACCCCACGCGCGGTGCCATGTCCATAGGGGAAAGCGACGGCGGGCTGCCGCCCGATGCGCTGGTGGAAGCCGAGGACGCGATCCTGAATGACTGCATCCGCGTCGTGGATGCGTTTCACGACGCGGCCCCCGGATCCATGTGCCGCGTCGGCATTGCACCCTGTTCTCCCTTCTCCGTCAGCCGTGAGCTGATGCGTGACGCGGCCCTTTTGGCCCGCGACAAGGGTGTCATGCTGCACACCCATCTGGCCGAGAACGACGAAGATGTGGCCTATTCGCTAGAGCGGTTCGGCTGCCGTCCGGGGCAATACGCACAGGATCTGGGTTGGACCGGCGAAGACGTCTGGCACGCGCATTGCGTCAAGCTGGACGGGTCAGAGATCGACCTGTTCGCGCGCACCCGCACCGGCGTGGCGCATTGTCCGTGCTCGAACTGTCGCCTTGGCTCGGGGATCGCACCAGTGCGGGCAATGCTGGACGCAGGCGTGCGCGTCGGGCTGGGCGTGGACGGTAGTGCGTCGAACGACAGCGGTGATCTGGTGTCCGAAGCACGGCAGGCGATGTTGTTGCAGCGTGTGGCCGGCGGGGCCGATGCCATGTCGGCCCGCGCGGCGCTGCGGTTGGCCACGCGTGGCGGGGCGGAAGTTCTGGGCCGCGACGACTGCGGGCAGGTGGCCGTTGGCAAGCGCGCCGATCTGGCGATCTGGGACATGCGCGGTGTCGAGGCGGCAGGATCCTGGGACGCGGGCGCACTGCTGCTGGCGGGCCCGCGAAAGGTGCGCGACCTCTTCGTCGAAGGCCGTCGGGTGGTGCGCGACGGGCAGATGGCGACGATTGATCTTGGCGCGGTGCTGGAACGCCAGCGCACCTTGGCGCTTGAGTTGGCGGGCTAA
- the guaD gene encoding guanine deaminase, producing MAQLLTGHLLRFVADPFTAPIKAAVVHDTHGAIRIEDGRIAAAGPVDTVDRTDAEHIDLGDRLLIPGFVDAHMHYPQTGIIAAWGKRLIDWLNTYTFPEEMRFGDPTYARKQADLTLDLALAHGTTTLTSFCTIHPASVDAWFEAAAARNMATVAGKTCMDRNAPDGLRDTPQSAYDDSAALLAKWHGTGRARYAITPRFTPTSTPDQLEALGALWAANPSCAMQTHLSEQRDEIAWVRDLHPEASDYLQTYEQHGLIGPGALFGHAIHLEPRERDLLRETGSAVVHCPTSNTFIGSGLFDAARTITDGITTGLATDTGGGSSFSMLRTMAAAYEIGQLSGTALHPAQLLWLATEGSARALRMQDRTGTLAPGSDADIIALDLSSTPAIAQRSGRAENIWEAIFPTIMMGDDRAIADVWVAGERVARTPEGN from the coding sequence ATGGCCCAGCTTCTTACCGGACACCTCCTGCGCTTCGTCGCCGACCCGTTCACCGCGCCCATCAAGGCGGCGGTGGTTCACGACACGCATGGCGCGATACGCATCGAGGACGGTCGCATCGCTGCGGCTGGCCCCGTCGACACGGTCGACCGCACCGATGCCGAGCACATTGACCTTGGCGATCGCCTTCTGATCCCCGGCTTCGTCGACGCTCACATGCATTATCCCCAGACCGGGATCATCGCGGCGTGGGGCAAGCGCCTGATCGACTGGCTGAACACCTACACCTTCCCTGAAGAGATGCGCTTCGGCGATCCGACTTATGCGCGCAAGCAGGCCGATTTGACGCTCGACCTGGCGCTGGCGCACGGCACCACCACGCTGACCAGCTTTTGCACGATCCATCCCGCCAGCGTCGACGCATGGTTCGAAGCCGCGGCCGCGCGCAACATGGCCACCGTCGCGGGCAAGACGTGCATGGACCGCAACGCGCCCGATGGTCTGCGCGATACGCCACAATCCGCCTACGACGACAGCGCGGCCCTGCTGGCCAAGTGGCACGGCACGGGCCGCGCGCGCTACGCCATCACGCCGCGATTCACACCGACCTCGACGCCGGACCAGCTTGAAGCGCTTGGCGCGCTCTGGGCCGCCAATCCCAGCTGCGCGATGCAGACGCATCTGTCCGAACAGAGAGATGAGATCGCATGGGTCCGCGACCTGCATCCCGAAGCCAGTGACTACCTGCAGACCTACGAGCAGCACGGTCTGATCGGCCCCGGAGCCCTGTTCGGCCACGCGATCCACCTGGAGCCGCGAGAGCGGGACCTTCTGCGGGAAACAGGATCGGCGGTAGTCCATTGCCCGACCTCCAACACCTTCATTGGGTCAGGCCTGTTCGACGCCGCGCGCACGATTACCGACGGGATCACCACCGGGCTGGCAACCGACACCGGCGGTGGATCGTCCTTTTCCATGCTGCGCACCATGGCCGCCGCCTACGAGATCGGCCAGTTGTCCGGCACCGCCCTGCACCCCGCGCAACTGCTGTGGCTCGCCACCGAAGGTTCTGCCCGCGCGCTGAGGATGCAGGACAGGACCGGCACGCTCGCACCCGGTTCGGACGCGGACATCATCGCGCTCGACCTGTCCTCTACCCCCGCCATCGCCCAGCGCAGTGGGCGGGCGGAGAACATATGGGAAGCGATTTTCCCAACGATCATGATGGGCGATGACCGTGCCATCGCGGATGTTTGGGTCGCGGGCGAACGGGTTGCGCGCACGCCTGAGGGCAATTAG
- the mgtE gene encoding magnesium transporter, with protein MAEIEEAVEQEDDAYALDRETIREVRDAVDAEDRDRLMAAMEPMHPADIADLLEQLDESPRHRLIHMLGHDFDGAVLSELDEGLREDIIRTLSPEVLTGAVRGLESDDVVDLLEDLEEPQQEAILEALERPDRIAIERALSFPDGSAGRLMQREVVTAPEHWTVGDAIDFMRASLDLPEQFYHIVLVDPRFRPVGQVTLGKVMSSDRVTPLKELLEPSYRTIPATQDEEDVAYAFNQYHLISAPVVDEDERLVGVITIDDAMTVLSEENEEDLLLLAGVGDESIADRTLQIAKVRFPWLLVNLGTAILASLVIAQFEDVLAAVVALAVLMPIVASMGGNAGTQSMTVAVRAIATRDLTGSNGWRVVRREVMAGFLNGLAFAVIIGIVSVIWFGSPMLGVVIAAAMVINLIVAGLAGVLVPICMDKAGVDPALASGTFVTTVTDVVGFFAFLGLAGLVLL; from the coding sequence ATGGCGGAGATTGAAGAAGCGGTCGAGCAGGAAGACGACGCCTACGCGCTGGATCGTGAGACGATCCGAGAGGTGCGGGATGCCGTCGACGCCGAGGACCGCGACCGCTTGATGGCCGCGATGGAGCCGATGCACCCGGCCGACATCGCCGACCTTCTGGAACAGTTGGACGAAAGCCCGCGCCACCGTTTGATCCACATGCTGGGTCACGATTTCGACGGGGCGGTGCTGTCCGAACTGGATGAGGGCCTGCGGGAAGACATCATCCGGACGCTATCGCCAGAGGTGTTGACGGGCGCGGTGCGCGGGCTTGAGTCGGACGATGTGGTCGACCTGCTGGAGGACCTTGAAGAACCGCAGCAGGAAGCCATCCTGGAGGCTCTCGAACGACCCGACCGGATCGCCATCGAGCGCGCCCTGTCGTTCCCGGACGGGTCCGCTGGCCGCTTGATGCAGCGAGAGGTGGTGACCGCGCCCGAGCATTGGACAGTGGGCGATGCCATCGACTTCATGCGCGCCTCGCTCGATCTGCCGGAGCAGTTCTATCACATTGTGCTGGTCGATCCGCGCTTTCGGCCTGTCGGGCAGGTGACGCTGGGCAAGGTCATGTCATCGGATCGCGTCACGCCGCTGAAAGAATTGCTAGAGCCGAGCTATCGTACCATTCCGGCCACGCAGGACGAGGAGGACGTCGCCTACGCGTTCAACCAGTATCACCTGATCTCTGCTCCTGTCGTCGATGAAGACGAGCGGTTGGTCGGCGTCATCACCATCGACGACGCGATGACGGTGCTGTCCGAAGAGAACGAGGAAGACTTGCTGCTCCTGGCCGGTGTCGGTGACGAAAGCATCGCGGACCGCACTCTGCAGATCGCCAAGGTGCGGTTTCCATGGCTTTTGGTGAACTTGGGAACCGCGATCCTGGCGTCACTGGTCATCGCGCAGTTCGAAGATGTGTTGGCCGCCGTCGTCGCTTTGGCGGTTCTGATGCCCATCGTGGCGTCCATGGGCGGCAACGCGGGCACACAGTCGATGACCGTGGCCGTGCGCGCCATCGCCACGCGCGATCTGACCGGATCGAACGGCTGGCGGGTCGTACGACGTGAGGTGATGGCGGGTTTTCTGAACGGGCTGGCCTTCGCGGTCATCATCGGGATCGTCAGTGTGATCTGGTTTGGCAGCCCGATGCTGGGCGTGGTGATCGCCGCGGCGATGGTCATCAACTTGATCGTGGCCGGGCTCGCCGGAGTTCTGGTGCCGATCTGCATGGACAAGGCAGGCGTGGACCCGGCGTTGGCGTCTGGGACGTTCGTGACAACGGTGACCGATGTGGTCGGGTTCTTCGCATTCCTTGGATTGGCCGGGCTGGTGCTGCTTTAG
- a CDS encoding 5-formyltetrahydrofolate cyclo-ligase, with the protein MSLAADKALARKAALARRKVAHAAAGPGCADRLIEVLQGHRGRAVAGYAPIGTEIDPTPAMAAHDGPVCLPVIDGDGLPLRFRKWSPGCAMQAGAFGAMVPASGAWLVPDVLIVPLVAFDRSGGRLGYGGGFYDRTLAELRAAGPVTAIGFAYAAQEADALVQEATDAPLDQIVTEREVIVPG; encoded by the coding sequence ATGAGTCTGGCTGCGGATAAGGCACTGGCGCGAAAGGCGGCTTTGGCGCGGCGCAAGGTGGCGCACGCGGCGGCCGGGCCGGGTTGCGCGGATCGCTTGATCGAGGTGCTGCAAGGGCATCGGGGCCGCGCGGTTGCCGGGTATGCTCCGATCGGGACAGAGATCGACCCGACGCCAGCGATGGCGGCGCATGACGGGCCGGTCTGCCTGCCGGTGATCGACGGCGACGGCCTGCCGTTGCGATTTCGGAAATGGTCGCCCGGTTGCGCCATGCAAGCGGGCGCCTTCGGGGCGATGGTGCCCGCGTCGGGGGCATGGCTGGTGCCGGACGTGCTGATCGTGCCGCTGGTGGCGTTCGATCGGTCCGGCGGACGGCTGGGGTATGGCGGCGGGTTCTACGACCGGACGTTGGCGGAATTGCGCGCGGCTGGCCCCGTCACCGCCATCGGCTTTGCCTATGCTGCGCAAGAGGCTGACGCCTTGGTGCAGGAGGCAACGGATGCCCCGCTCGATCAGATCGTGACCGAGCGGGAGGTGATCGTTCCCGGCTAA
- a CDS encoding copper chaperone PCu(A)C — protein sequence MKLLLSTVAAALCATALSAHDYSVGKITINHPYIAESAGMARTAAGYMTVTNAGDTPDRLIAARAEGVPTTMIHETVMEGDIAKMMHLEAVEIGAGESIIFQPAGRHVMFMGLDGTPLKDGDTLNATLVFETAGDVDVTFNVEPRDGTAMDHEGMDHGNMPATN from the coding sequence ATGAAACTGCTCCTATCGACCGTCGCAGCGGCCCTCTGCGCGACCGCCCTTTCCGCACACGACTACAGCGTTGGCAAAATCACCATTAACCACCCCTACATCGCCGAAAGCGCCGGAATGGCCCGCACCGCGGCGGGCTACATGACCGTCACCAACGCAGGCGACACGCCGGACCGGCTGATCGCGGCCCGGGCCGAAGGCGTGCCGACCACCATGATCCATGAGACCGTCATGGAGGGCGACATCGCCAAGATGATGCATCTGGAAGCCGTCGAGATCGGCGCAGGCGAAAGCATCATCTTCCAGCCCGCCGGACGCCACGTGATGTTCATGGGACTGGACGGAACGCCCCTGAAGGATGGCGACACGCTGAACGCCACGCTTGTCTTCGAGACCGCTGGAGACGTTGACGTGACCTTCAACGTCGAACCCCGCGATGGCACGGCGATGGATCACGAGGGCATGGATCACGGCAACATGCCCGCCACCAACTGA